The following coding sequences lie in one Methanopyrus sp. SNP6 genomic window:
- a CDS encoding DHH family phosphoesterase — translation MKLYPLVRRVLKLLSSADSIGVMADIDADGVSGAATLCEAFGVAEDDVWFPSGGFYGVPKAEFRDMLEEYDVVVAVDLTPPPFPEARDRVVVIDHHPTDSHYPMTVNPHEIPALPTHTSASALVGMLAHRTGGLNRPWVPLIGAAGDGMEGGAVYDTLASMTDPGYLIPSRGRNLTPLQDAAATVNAARRVKYDVGARKALKVLMSADSPYDVTESHLQRYRKRVRKHRAMWSGEAERTTHVVEGIGYAEIHTEVDVEGLVARDLLDRLNLRCSVVVNLARKPCGLYKASGRSQGFPVNELMVKMARWLEGSKAGGHPNAAALHFSDGDPRKAFNRALDQLQP, via the coding sequence TTGAAGTTGTACCCGCTAGTTCGTAGAGTGTTAAAGTTGCTGTCATCGGCGGATTCCATCGGTGTCATGGCCGATATCGACGCGGACGGCGTGTCGGGCGCAGCCACGCTCTGTGAAGCTTTCGGGGTGGCGGAGGACGACGTGTGGTTCCCCTCAGGAGGATTCTACGGGGTGCCTAAGGCCGAGTTCCGCGACATGTTGGAAGAGTACGACGTCGTCGTCGCCGTTGATCTTACACCTCCCCCCTTCCCAGAGGCTAGAGACAGGGTTGTGGTCATCGATCACCACCCTACGGACAGCCATTACCCGATGACGGTCAACCCACACGAGATCCCTGCCCTCCCGACTCACACGTCGGCGTCAGCTCTTGTCGGCATGCTCGCACACCGCACGGGAGGACTGAATCGGCCGTGGGTCCCTCTGATAGGAGCGGCCGGAGACGGTATGGAGGGAGGGGCCGTGTACGACACGCTGGCCTCGATGACTGATCCTGGGTACTTAATTCCGAGTAGGGGCCGGAACCTCACCCCATTGCAGGACGCGGCGGCCACCGTGAACGCAGCGCGTCGGGTAAAATACGATGTAGGAGCCAGAAAAGCGTTGAAGGTGCTGATGTCGGCGGATTCTCCGTACGACGTGACGGAGTCTCACTTACAGCGGTACCGAAAGCGGGTGAGGAAGCACCGGGCTATGTGGTCGGGTGAAGCGGAGCGCACGACGCACGTCGTGGAAGGGATCGGTTACGCGGAGATCCATACCGAAGTGGACGTCGAAGGATTGGTCGCCCGTGACCTCCTAGATCGATTGAACCTCAGATGCTCCGTGGTGGTTAATCTCGCCAGAAAGCCGTGCGGTCTTTACAAGGCAAGTGGTAGGTCCCAGGGCTTCCCGGTGAACGAGTTGATGGTGAAGATGGCGAGATGGTTGGAGGGGTCCAAGGCCGGTGGACATCCCAACGCGGCGGCGCTACATTTCTCCGACGGTGATCCACGAAAGGCGTTCAATCGGGCCCTTGACCAGCTGCAGCCTTGA